One Novipirellula artificiosorum DNA segment encodes these proteins:
- a CDS encoding alkaline phosphatase family protein, which yields MGHRNLAGGFARNAGGKNNGNAEDGLFENIEPNRPSLDNPATILDLVNHPIPSKYQGAALTPFVNGVELLPDREVDPTQLVDVAVDPEYKAMLGRRREKCMNYKDKYTRPGRVEE from the coding sequence GTGGGTCATCGAAACCTGGCTGGCGGTTTTGCGAGGAATGCTGGCGGAAAAAACAATGGGAATGCGGAGGATGGATTGTTCGAGAATATCGAACCCAACCGGCCAAGCCTTGACAATCCCGCGACGATTCTCGACCTCGTTAACCATCCGATTCCATCGAAGTACCAAGGCGCAGCGCTAACGCCCTTCGTGAATGGCGTCGAGCTATTGCCCGACCGCGAAGTCGATCCGACGCAACTGGTCGATGTGGCGGTCGATCCCGAATACAAAGCGATGCTCGGCAGACGACGAGAAAAGTGCATGAACTACAAAGACAAATACACTCGACCAGGTCGCGTCGAAGAGTAG